In Helianthus annuus cultivar XRQ/B chromosome 3, HanXRQr2.0-SUNRISE, whole genome shotgun sequence, a single window of DNA contains:
- the LOC110931498 gene encoding protein FAR1-RELATED SEQUENCE 2-like, translating into MTFYYRFISHGVFICRYAMVFVQFIDIDNYHYNVTFGAALLVSETADTYIWLLRVFLKVVGSQPKVVVNDQDPAMKKAISIVFVDTRHRLCMWHVMHKLSLKVDFLIFVFGVLRCMAFFNVFIVFHVGVRLCNSTIFKERIAGVVWTDILTPEEFDSEWEVVIGEFNLEDNDWLSDIFALKESWIPAYYIMEELSGLMRMTSRSESENHFFGQVCNSKATLVEFMTHYETTIEAQHHTHRKNDHESRYKRPQLKSNYQVLEGQATDIYTKNSFCDVQAELIGIADCINQRYEDQADGFVKFYIMISSSLVHPYLRRFEQFGLLCRHIFYVLRSLDIRKFPKQYILNRWRKEASPNCSSEYSISREYMTDLDPDVQSVMREIIFSTEYTLNRLSGNKEELSLYKDHVQSYMKKVQDMQIVAPPAKELSLYKDHVQSYMKKVQDMQIVAPPASTRDRFAEITGQYKNDKNPIRVPVGYKSKGS; encoded by the exons ATGACGTTTTATTATCGTTTCATTTCTCATGGCGTTTTCATATGCAGATACGCTATGGTGTTTGTACAGTTCATTGATATAGACAATTACCACTACAATGTTACATTTGGTGCTGCATTATTGGTGTCGGAAACTGCTGATACGTATATTTGGTTGTTGAGAGTTTTTCTAAAAGTTGTTGGTtctcaaccaaaagttgttgtcaaTGACCAAGATCCAGCAATGAAGAAGGCTATTTCTATTGTATTTGTTGACACGAGGCATCGGTTATGCATGTGGCATGTGATGCATAAACTTTCTTTGAAGGTtgatttccttatttttgtgtttGGCGTTTTAAGATGTATGGCGTTCTTTAACGTCTTTATTGTCTTTCAT GTTGGTGTTAGGCTATGCAATTCCACCATTTTCAAAGAACGTATTGCTGGTGTTGTGTGGACGGATATTCTTACACCTGAAGAGTTTGATTCAGAATGGGAAGTGGTTATCGGAGAGTTCAATTTAGAAGATAATGACTGGCTATCTGATATTTTTGCACTCAAGGAATCTTGGATCCCTGCATATTATATAATGGAAGAGTTGTCGGGCCTTATGCGAATGACATCGAGGTCGGAGAGTGAGAATCATTTTTTTGGTCAAGTGTGCAATTCAAAAGCTACTCTTGTTGAGTTCATGACTCATTACGAAACTACAATTGAAGCACAACATCACACGCACCGGAAAAATGATCATGAATCTCGATACAAACGCCCCCAGTTGAAGAGTAATTACCAAGTGTTGGAGGGCCAAGCTACTGACATATATACAAAAAATAGTTTTTGTGACGTTCAAGCTGAGCTAATCGGAATTGCGGATTGCATAAATCAACGTTACGAAGATCAggccgatgggtttgttaagttttacataatgaTTTCCAGCAGCCTTGTACATCCTTATTTGAG GCGTTTTGAGCAGTTTGGTTTGCTATGTAGACATATAttctatgttttgagaagtttggACATTAGGaaatttccaaaacaatacattTTGAATAGATGGCGTAAAGAGGCTTCCCCAAACTGCTCTTCCGAATACTCAATTAGTCGCGAATACATGACCGATCTTGATCCCGATGTGCAAAGTGTGATGCGAGAGATTATTTTTTCAACGGAGTATACTTTGAACCGTTTATCTGGTAATAAAGAGGAGTtatccttatacaaggatcatgTTCAATCTTATATGAAGAAGGTTCAAGATATGCAGATTGTTGCTCCTCCTGCTA AGGAGTtatccttatacaaggatcatgTTCAATCTTATATGAAGAAGGTTCAAGATATGCAGATTGTTGCTCCTCCTGCTAGTACTAGGGATAGATTTGCCGAGATAACCGGTCAATATAAAAACGACAAGAATCCGATAAGAGTTCCTGTTGGGTATAAGTCCAAAGGTTCTTGA